The nucleotide window AGCAGTAATCAAAAATAAAGAATATTTAAAATATTTGGATGAAAAATGCGTGAGAGCCTCTTAGATATTATCAGAGCACCGAAGGGACAAGTTGATAATCTGCAATTATTGATGAAATTCTCAGGTAAACAGAACGTATTTGGACAAAACTCTGAAATTTTATGACAGGGATAAGTGCAGGGCATTTTTCCTGTTTTTTATTTATAAATTAAATTTTAAAGGAGAATTACAAAGTGAAACTAATAACAAACAATCCGAATTTTTTGAATTATAAAAAGAAAGATATAGAAGTGGATTACAGAGATGTCGATTATCTCAAAATATTGGAGATTGCGAGGGACTACATACATGTAAATTATGAGTTGCTTACTCATCCTTTGTATGGAAGTGTAAAGCCCAATGAAACCATATACAGATCAATAGTTTTGAAATCAAACGATAATCTTGATCATAATTCTGTTGTAATGATATCCGAAGCAATAGAAACTTTTGTAAAGTTCAGAAAAAATAAGGAAACTCCTTTATGGACAGATACTGTAAAAGAAGATTTCGGAGTGATAGACTATGATTTGATTACTAACGCTATAGAAAGAATTATAAAATAGTATATTAAAAAATAAGGAGGATAATAATTATGGCAGAGCATTTTGATTTAGTAATTATAGGGTCGGGACCTGCAGGTTTGTCATCGGCACTATATGCTTCAAGAGGTAAACTTAAGACACTTGTTCTTGAGAAAGGACAAAACGGAGGACAGGCTGCGATTACTCACTTAATAGAAAATTATCCGGGTGCTATTGAAGATCCGACAGGTCCGAAACTTACTCAAAGAATGTTGGAGCAGGCTAAAAATTTCGGTACAGAAGTTAGAAAAGAAGAAGTAGTGGAAGTAGATTTTTCAGGTAAAGAAAAAGTTATCAAATGTAAAGATAACGAGTATACTGCAAAAGCTGTAGTAATAGCTACAGGAGCTACTCCTAGAAAACTTGATGCTCCGGGAATCAAAGAACTTTCAGGAAAAGGAATATCCTATTGTGCAACTTGTGATGCTGATTTCTTTAAAGGATTGGAAGTTTACGTAGTAGGTGGAGGAAACAGTGCTGTAGAAGAAGCTATTTATCTTACAAAATTTGCAAGACAGGTTCATATAGTTCATATGTTAGATAATTTCCAATGTGAAAATATTACATTGGAAAAAGCTAAGAGTGTTCCTAATCTTGACATCAGATTGAGAACAGTAGTTCAGGAAGTAAAAGGAGACGGAATACTTGAATCAATAGTATTTAAAAATCTTGATACAAATGAAGTATATGAAGTTGAAGCCGACGAAGAAGACGGAACTATGGGATTGTTTGTATTTATAGGATATCAGCCTCAAACAGAATTGTTTAAAGGAAAAGTTGAAATAAACCAATACGGATATATAGTAGCCGGAGAAAATACAGAAACAAGCGTACCGGGAGTATTTGTAGCAGGAGACTGCAGAGTCAAAGAAGTACGTCAGGTAATTACAGCTGCTGCTGACGGTGCTGTATCGGCGATAGCTGCTGAAAAATATATCAGTAAAGAATTTGAATAATATAAAATACTTGGAGGGCTGAATGAATACGAATGATATTGAAAAGAGCAGGCAAATAAAAAAAGTGGAAAGTTACAGATGGATAGTGTGGCTGATACTTGCAGCAACTTATGTATTTGTTACCTTTCACAGAATGAGTGCGGGTGTAGTAAGAAGTGATTTGGAAGAAGCATTCAAGATAGGTGCGGCACAATTTGCCAATATAGGATCGATGTATTTTTATGCATATTTTATAATGCAAATACCGTCAGGTATACTTGCAGATAAAATCGGACCTAAAAAAACAGTTTTTATATTTTCGATAATAGCTGCATTAGGTTCTATATGTTTTGGACTTGCACCTGCTTTAGGAGTAGCTTATATTTCAAGGTTTTTCGTAGGAATCGGAGTATCTGTAGTTTTTGTTTGTT belongs to Pseudoleptotrichia goodfellowii and includes:
- the trxB gene encoding thioredoxin-disulfide reductase, which gives rise to MAEHFDLVIIGSGPAGLSSALYASRGKLKTLVLEKGQNGGQAAITHLIENYPGAIEDPTGPKLTQRMLEQAKNFGTEVRKEEVVEVDFSGKEKVIKCKDNEYTAKAVVIATGATPRKLDAPGIKELSGKGISYCATCDADFFKGLEVYVVGGGNSAVEEAIYLTKFARQVHIVHMLDNFQCENITLEKAKSVPNLDIRLRTVVQEVKGDGILESIVFKNLDTNEVYEVEADEEDGTMGLFVFIGYQPQTELFKGKVEINQYGYIVAGENTETSVPGVFVAGDCRVKEVRQVITAAADGAVSAIAAEKYISKEFE
- a CDS encoding GrdX family protein, whose amino-acid sequence is MKLITNNPNFLNYKKKDIEVDYRDVDYLKILEIARDYIHVNYELLTHPLYGSVKPNETIYRSIVLKSNDNLDHNSVVMISEAIETFVKFRKNKETPLWTDTVKEDFGVIDYDLITNAIERIIK